One window of the Ferrimicrobium sp. genome contains the following:
- a CDS encoding DUF1634 domain-containing protein codes for MAQREKTPEELERLEQKVRQTEIAISWVLRIGVVLSVIIVTIGLVIIFIHHPGYAKITGGVSYHTVAGRTALFPHTFGGIIKYLKAGKNGEGRGIVVMGLIVLLLTPILRVVTGVVSFIYEDDPPMAIVTAFVLFVLIMSFVLSGA; via the coding sequence ATGGCACAGCGTGAAAAGACTCCAGAGGAGCTGGAGCGGCTCGAACAGAAGGTCCGCCAGACCGAGATCGCGATCAGCTGGGTGTTGCGCATTGGCGTCGTTCTCTCAGTGATCATCGTGACGATCGGGTTGGTGATCATCTTCATTCATCATCCTGGGTATGCCAAGATCACCGGTGGGGTCTCCTATCATACGGTTGCTGGCAGGACAGCACTCTTTCCGCACACCTTTGGTGGCATCATCAAGTACCTAAAGGCCGGCAAGAACGGTGAGGGACGTGGGATCGTCGTCATGGGGCTCATTGTGCTTCTCCTCACCCCGATCCTGCGAGTGGTGACCGGTGTAGTGAGCTTCATCTACGAGGATGACCCACCGATGGCGATCGTGACCGCCTTTGTGCTCTTTGTGTTGATCATGTCGTTCGTACTCTCAGGAGCATAA